The following is a genomic window from Bacillota bacterium.
AAAAGATAAAAGTTGAGGAGGTTGTTAACATGTCGAATCAACAGCAAAATGTCCTTACCGAAAAAGAGTACCAGCAGCTTGTTCAGGCCAAAGAGCCTAAGCGGCCGGTGTTTCGCAACTGTGTGCGGGCGTTTTTGGTTGGCGGCTTTATCTGTGTTCTCGGCCAAGCTATTACCGACTTCTACATATATGTTTTTAACTTTACGGAAAAAAGCGCCGGAAACCCTACCTCTGCTACACTAATATTCATTTCTGTGCTGCTGACCAGCCTCGGAGTTTATGACCATATTGCCCAGTGGGCAGG
Proteins encoded in this region:
- the spoVAC gene encoding stage V sporulation protein AC: MSNQQQNVLTEKEYQQLVQAKEPKRPVFRNCVRAFLVGGFICVLGQAITDFYIYVFNFTEKSAGNPTSATLIFISVLLTSLGVYDHIAQWAGAGTAIPVTGFANSMASAALEHRTEGYVLGVGSNMFKLAGSVIVFGVFSAFIIALIRTLAVMIGGA